A stretch of Pseudomonas sp. LRP2-20 DNA encodes these proteins:
- a CDS encoding DUF6279 family lipoprotein, with the protein MPVRLSKALLIAIACTVALAACNRIDLAYRNLDRLVPWSLGDYLAMNREQKALLDERLKQHLAWHCKTQLPGYLDWLDRVRDMVAEDQVTDQALQQRTVEARQAIGRVATEITPSATELLRGMSDRQVAQMRDALRDDISERQKEYVDTPLAKQVARRSERMEKRLNNWFGELNTAQRQRVQAWSQALGDQNRQWIANRQHWQQQLMLAMNQRNDASFEPRLATLLQHKESLWTPEYRAAYLNSEQQTRSLLIDLMHLSTPVQRQFLQERLAKVRTDFSELKCLKG; encoded by the coding sequence ATGCCTGTACGCCTGTCCAAAGCCCTGCTCATCGCCATTGCCTGCACCGTGGCACTGGCGGCCTGCAACCGTATCGACCTGGCCTATCGCAACCTCGACCGCCTGGTGCCCTGGTCGCTGGGCGACTATCTGGCGATGAACCGTGAACAGAAAGCATTGCTCGACGAACGGCTCAAGCAGCACCTGGCCTGGCACTGCAAAACCCAACTACCTGGCTACCTCGACTGGCTCGACCGGGTGCGCGACATGGTCGCCGAAGACCAGGTGACCGACCAGGCCCTGCAGCAACGTACCGTCGAAGCGCGCCAGGCCATCGGCCGGGTGGCAACAGAAATCACGCCCTCGGCCACCGAACTGCTGCGCGGCATGAGCGATCGGCAGGTAGCGCAGATGCGCGATGCCTTGCGCGACGATATCAGCGAGCGGCAAAAGGAATATGTCGACACACCCTTGGCCAAACAGGTCGCTCGGCGCAGTGAGCGCATGGAAAAACGCCTGAACAACTGGTTCGGTGAACTCAATACGGCCCAGCGCCAACGGGTGCAGGCCTGGTCGCAAGCGCTGGGTGACCAGAACCGCCAGTGGATCGCCAACCGCCAGCACTGGCAGCAGCAGCTGATGCTGGCCATGAACCAGCGCAACGACGCCAGTTTCGAGCCGCGCCTGGCAACACTCCTGCAACACAAGGAAAGCCTGTGGACGCCGGAGTACCGGGCGGCGTATCTGAATAGCGAACAGCAGACGCGCAGCCTGTTGATCGACCTGATGCACCTGAGTACACCGGTGCAGCGCCAGTTCCTGCAAGAGCGGCTGGCCAAGGTACGTACCGACTTCAGTGAGCTGAAGTGCCTCAAAGGGTGA
- a CDS encoding S1 RNA-binding domain-containing protein: protein MALLGRYNSLQIVKHVEFGLYLDGGADGEILLPGRYIPKDAETEVDDWLNVFIYLDSEDQLIATTEKPKVQVGEFASLKVKDINGAGIFLDWGLSKDLLMPYSEESRQLKIGDYCVVHAYLDKRTRRITATSRLDRYLDRTPADYQVGQPVQLLVAGETPMGFKAIINNRHWGLIHKNEVFKFLRSGMHVDGFIKEVRHDGKIALSLQPVGQALGDDLQARIMARLEADGGVLAVSDKSAPEVISQMFNVSKGNFKKAIGGLFKQGRIVIHDDRIEKV from the coding sequence ATGGCTCTGCTTGGGCGTTACAACAGTTTGCAAATCGTGAAACACGTGGAATTCGGCCTTTACCTGGACGGCGGGGCCGACGGCGAAATCCTGCTGCCCGGGCGCTACATCCCGAAGGACGCCGAAACCGAGGTCGACGACTGGCTGAACGTGTTCATCTACCTGGACAGCGAAGACCAGCTGATTGCCACCACCGAGAAGCCCAAGGTGCAGGTCGGCGAGTTCGCCAGCCTCAAGGTCAAGGACATCAACGGTGCCGGTATCTTCCTCGACTGGGGCCTGTCCAAGGACCTGCTGATGCCGTATTCGGAAGAATCACGCCAACTGAAGATCGGCGACTACTGCGTGGTGCACGCCTACCTCGACAAGCGTACCCGGCGCATCACCGCTACCTCGCGCCTGGACCGCTACCTCGACCGCACCCCGGCCGACTACCAGGTTGGCCAGCCCGTCCAGCTGCTGGTGGCTGGTGAGACACCGATGGGTTTCAAGGCCATCATCAACAACCGCCACTGGGGCCTGATCCACAAGAACGAGGTGTTCAAGTTCCTGCGTTCGGGCATGCATGTGGATGGCTTCATCAAGGAAGTGCGCCATGACGGCAAGATCGCCCTGAGCCTGCAGCCGGTCGGCCAGGCGCTGGGCGACGACCTGCAGGCGCGCATCATGGCGCGCCTGGAGGCCGATGGCGGGGTGCTGGCGGTGAGCGACAAGAGCGCTCCGGAAGTGATCAGCCAGATGTTCAACGTCAGCAAGGGCAACTTCAAGAAGGCCATTGGTGGGTTGTTCAAGCAGGGCCGCATCGTCATCCATGACGATCGCATCGAGAAGGTCTGA